The region CGGACCTGAGGCCGTGGGGATCGCGTTACGTGAGCCTGAACATGCGCCTCAAGTCGCAGATTGGTGGCCGCAAGAGCCCGTTCCACCTGGTGTCCGGCCTGGAGTTCGCCTTCAATAACTACATGTTCGAAGATGACATCGTGGTGGAGGACATTGATAACGTGACTTATTTCACGGTGGACCCGGAGCGAAACTTCGAAAAATCAAAACTGACCCACTCCACGGTGAACCTGCCGCTGATGGCCACGCTGGAGTTTAAGCGAGACAACGGAAAGGATGGCTTTACGATCGGTGCCGGTCCGTTTGTAGGCTACCGCCTGGGCAGCCATACCAAGTTAAAGTATGAAGAGGACGGCAAGACCGAGAAAGACAAGACCCGCGACAGTTTTAACCTCAGCGATTTCCATTACGGTGTGGAAGGCGTGATTGGGTACGGTGGACTGGATCTGTTCGCCAAGTATAACATGAATGACCTGTTCAAGGATAACCGCGGTCCGAACACAAACGTGATCAGCTTTGGCGTGAGGTTGTTCTACTAACGTATAAAAGTGTTTTTTAGTAAGGTGAGAAAAAGAGGAGCTGTAGCAGGCTCCTTTTTTGTTTTAACTGTTGCGCCTGAAGTTATCGATGATGATGGCAGTTGCCGTGGCCACGTTCAGCGACTCTGCCCCCCCGAAAGCCGGAATCTTGATGAGCTGATTCACCTGCTGCGCCACCTCGGGCCGGATGCCGTTGGCCTCGTTCCCCAGCACCACAATCCCCTCGGGCTTGAGCTGCATGCGGTGCAGGTTCTCGCCGTTTAGGGCGGCGCCATAGATCTTATACTTGCCGGTGTGCTGCTGCAGCCAGCCCGGTAGATCGAGGTAGTATACCCGGATGCGCGTAAACGAGCCCATGGTAGAGGAAATCACCTTCGGGTTGTAAAAGTCGGCGCAGTTTTCGGAGCAGACCACGTGTTTGATGCCGTACCAGTCGGCGATGCGTATGATGGTGCCCAGGTTGCCGGGGTCGCGGATGTCATCGAGGGCGATGACCAGCTCGGACGGGCTGATTTGCAGTGGCGGTAGCTGCCTCATATTTGCCACGGCCAGGGCGGCGTTGTTACTCGAAAACGTGCCGGCTTTTACGAGCTCCTCCTCGGTCACCACGTCGTATTTTAAACCTTTGGCAAGGAGAGCGGTATGTTCCCGTAGGAAGTCCTCGGTCACGAAAAGGTGCTGCAGCGCAAAGTCTGACTGTACTAATTCCAGCACACTTTTGGCTCCCTCCACCACAAAGGCTTGGTGTTGGTTGCGGTATTTTTTTACTTGCAACGATTTAATATACTTTACAACTGCTTTCGACAACATAGCTGGTACACGTTTGAGATCACGATTATACATAGCCGCCCTGAGTTTTGCAATGCTGGGCTTGAACGCCTGCATCCCGACAAAGAACCTGGGCGAGGGCGAGAAGCTGCTTGTAAGTATGGAGCCAAAGGGGCTGGAATCCGTGGATCCGTCTGCCATTCAGAACCTTTACCAGCAACGGCCCAACCGCATGGTGCTGGGCTCCACCCCCTACCTGGCGCTTTACAATTTCGGCAAAAAGTTTTATGATCCGCAAAATATTCGGGAGCGGATAGCGAAACAAGAGAAACGGATGGCCACCAAGATACAGGAGGCCGGCACCGACTCCGTGAAAGTAAACAAGCTGCGCAACAAGTATAACGCACGGGTAGAGCGCCTGGAGGATAAACTACAGGAAGGCAATTTTGTGATGCAGTTGGGCGAGCCTCCCGCCATTTACGACTCGCTGCGCATGCAGGAGACGATGGAGCAGATCGAGATTTACCTGAATTCGAAGGGCTACTTTAACCACAGCGCTGATTATTCCAAGCAGGTAAAGAAGGATAAACTCCTGTACATCGACATCAACATCGAGGAAAACCAGCCTTACCGCTACGCGGAGCTTAGCTACGATATAGAAGACCCGCGCATCCTGCAGATCGTGAAGCGCAGCGAGCCCCGCTCGCTGCTGCAGCTTGAAGAACGCTACGACGAGGAGCAGCTGACGTTGGAGCGCGACCGCCTGTATGAGTTGCTGAAGAACCGCGGCTACTATGACTTCGCCCGGGCCTACATAGAGTTTGAGGTGGACACCAGTTATGCCCAGAACACCGCCCGCGTCAAGACCATCATCGAAAGCCCCGAGCAGGACTCGACGCACAAAGTATACACCATAAAGGATGTATACTTTAAGACCGATGCAGACCGCTTCGGTATCCCGCGCGACACGGTGGAGTATAATGGCATAAAGTACGTGGCCTATAACCACAAGTACAGCCCGCTGATCCTGGACAAGAAAATCGATATCTACCCAGGCCAGCGCTATAGCCAGCTCCGTACGTTAACGACGCAGCGCAGGCTTTCCGACCTGGATGTTTTCCAGTTCAACAACGTGTTCTATAACAAGGTAGAAAGTCCCACTGATTCAACTTATGAGTTAATTGCCCTGGTGAATGCATTGCCCGCCAAGAAGTTTCAGGAGACGGCGGAACTGGGGATGAACTTTACCGAGAAGCGGCCCGGTCCTTTCTCCAGCCTGACGCTGCGCGTGCGCAACGTTTTCGGAGGGGCCGAGAACCTGGACTTCGGCATCAGGGGCGGCATAGAGTACCAGGCCAGCCTCAGCGACCCGGACCAGGCCGTGATGATCAAGGAATTTGGGGCAAACACCTCTTTGTCGTTCCCGGTGATACTTTTCCCGTTCACGAACAAGAACCTGCTTTCGGAGTTCAGCCCCCGTACACGCTTTAGTACCGGCTACAACAGTGAGGACCGGCAGGAGTATGTGCGGTCTACTTATGAGCTGGGGCTTGATTACATCTGGCAACGGTCCCGCAGCCCGCTGCAGCCGCCGGTCATGCAGTTCATCCTTTCGCCCGTCAACTTTAACATCGTGCAGGGCGACATCAAGGACCAGGAGTTCAGAAGCAGGCTGGAGAATAACAGCACCGGCAGCCGTTCCCTGCTCGGCAGTTTCGACGATGGTATCATCTCCTTCGTGGGCTTTAACTTCATCTACAACACCAACGACTTTACCCAGACCCGCAACGCGCACTTCTTCCGCACTTTAGTGGAACTGGGTGGCCTGACGAAGGAGCTCGGCCTGAACCTGGACATCAACAACCTGCGCACCTATCAGTACGGCCGCATTAACCCGGACTATCGCCGGTACATCCCTTTGGGCGGGCAGCGCTATTTTGTGTACCGCATCAACGCAGGCGTCGCATCCCCTATGTTCAGCGGCAATACGCTACCGTACGATAAGTTCTTCTTTGCTGGTGGGGCCTCCAGTGTGCGGGCCTGGCAGTCGCGTCGCCTGGGGCTGGGCTCTTATGCCGCACTTACAGTGGTAGAGGATGAAGAGGGCAATAAGAAGATCGTACGCGATTACAACCTCGAGCAGCCCGGCGAGGTGCTGTTGGAGGCTAACCTGGAGTATCGCTTTAACATGTTCAGCTTTATTAACGGTGCCTTTTTTGTGGATGCCGGCAACGTATGGCTGCTGGAGCCGAATCAAGGCCGGCCTGGTGCTGATTTCCAGTTCAACCGATTTTACAAGGAGCTTGCCGTAGGCACAGGGTTCGGCCTCCGCTTCGACCTTTCGGTGCTTATCCTGCGCTTCGACTTCGCCACCAAAGTATACGATCCGGCTCAGTGGAAAGAGGACCGCTTCGTGCTCCCCAGGTTTAATCTGACCGACTTCTTTACCCGCAACAACCAGAGTACCCTGCAGATTGGCATCGGCTATCCTTTCTAAGGCTGCTGGTTAGGGTCGATACCCTAAGTTATGCTGATTTTGAAACGTAGGGTACAACCTGACACAGGTGTCCAACCGGATACGCATCGTGCGTGAGAGTCTTCAGACTAGATTTTACGTATCGACAAAAGCCTCCATCCCTACCTTATAAAAGGCAGGGATGGAGGCTTTTAGTTGTTGCAATATAAATGTATACTTTGCTGCTATTTATACTTAGTAGTTTAGCAGTTCCTCCATCTGGGCGGCTACCTTGTCCGGGTTGGGCAGCATCATCTTCTCCAGCTCCACGTTCAGCGGAACAGCTGGCAGGTTAGCGGCACCCAAGGTATAAATCGGTGCGTCCAGCTGCTGGAAACAGTCTTTCGACAGGCGACCGGCCAACGATTCGGCAAAGGAGTTCATGAGCGGCTCCTCCGTGAGCACCAGCGCTTTGCCGTGGCGTTCTACCGAGGTGCGGACCGTTTCATAATCCAGCGGGTTGAGCGTACGCAAGTCCACGATCTCTACACTGCCGGGAAACTGCTTGGCGGCTGTCTTGGCCCAGTACACGCCCATGCCATAGGTGATCACAGTCATGCTGTTGCCCTTTCGTATTTCTTGTTCGCTGGCTTGTTGCACAATGTTGGCTTTGCCCAGCGGCAGGATGTAGTTCTCATCCGGTTCTATGGTTTTGGCATCCTCGGTGCCCGGTACTTTGGACCAGTACAAGCCTTTATGCTCCAGCATCACCACCGGGTTGGGGTCCAGGAAAGCGGCTTTCATCAGGCCTTTCATATCGGCAGCGTTGCTGGGGAACACTACTTTTATGCCCCGGATGTTGAGCAGCGTGGATTCTATACTTCCCGAGTGGTAGGGGCCGCCGCCGCCGTAGGCCCCGATGGGTACGCGGATAAGCGACTGAACCGGGAACTTGCCGTTGCTCAGGTAGCAGCTCTTGGACAGTTCCTCCACCAGCTGGTTAATGCCCGGCCAGATATAATCGGCAAACTGTATCTCCACGATCGCTTTTGCCCCTACCGCAGACATACCAGCCGTTGAGCCTACGATATACGCCTCCTGAATCGGGGTGTTGAACACGCGGGCATCGCCATACTTATTAGCCAGCAAGGCGGCCTCGCGGAACACGCCTCCTAATTTCCCGCCGACATCCTGGCCATAGAACAGGGCCTCGGGGCAGGTTCTCAGAATATCATCCACCGCATGCAGTGCGGCATCCACCATAATGACTTTGTCAGCTCCTTTCGGGCTGCGCTCGCCTTTCTCCTCGGTTACTGGTGTTGGGGCGAACTCATGTGTGCTAAAGGAGCTGGGATCCGGGTATGGGGCGTTCAGGGCACGCTCGTAGTCGGCGGCTACCGTGCTCATGGCCTCCTGCTCCAGCAGTTTCACCTCGTCTACCTCCAGGCCGGCACCTATAAGCAGCTCCCGCAGTTTCGGGATCGGATCGTCGACGCTGTGCTGCTGCAGGTTCTCGCCCCTGTACCACTCCCGGCGCACCCCGGAAGTATGGTGACCCAGCAGCGGCACTTTGGCATGCACCAGTATAGGGCGGCGCACCTTGCGGGCATACTCTATCGCCACGCGCATCCCCTCGTAGGATTCCTCAAAGTCAGAGCCGTTCACGCGCAGGCGCTCCATGCCTTTAAAACCGGCGGCGTACTCAAAGGCGTCCATGGCACGCATCTCCTTTCCCGTGGCTGATATGCCCCAGTCGTTGTCCTGCACCAGGTAAATAATCGGCAGCCCCTTGAGCACCGCCATCTGAAAGGCCTCGGCCACCTCTCCCTCCGTTATGGAGCCGTCTCCCAGCGAGCAGAGCACAATGGGCTTCTCCTCGCCCTGCAGCAGCCCCTGCCCTTCCAGGTACGCCAGACCGTGCGCCATGCCCGTGGCCGGAATGGCCTGCATGCCGGTGGCCGAGCTTTGGTGCGGGATCGTCGGGAAACCCTCTCTTCGAAGCGAGGGGTGGCCGTAGTAGGTGCGGCCGCCGGAGAAGGGATCATCGGCCTTGGCCATGAGCTGCAGCATGAGCTCGTAAGGCTGCAGCCCCATGCCCAGCAGCATGGATTCATCGCGGTAGTAAGTAGCGGCGTAGTCGTGTGGCTTGAGCTGCAGGGCTGCGGCCAGCTGTATGGCTTCGTGGCCGCGCGAGGTGCTGTGCACATACTTGCTGCAGATCGCCTTGTTCTCCTCATAAGTGTCTGCCATGGTTTTGGCAGTAAGCATCAGTCGGTAAGCCTTTTTTAATAATTCCAGATCGAGTTTAGTGGCTTCCAGGGTTTGTTGTGACATAGGTAGCGTTAAGGTTTGCTCTAAGTTACAAACTTTCTTCTTTTAAGTAAAGTGAGAAATGGGTTCGGTAGAGCGCGTAGAATTAGGTACTTTTGTGTTACCAATAACAATAGACTACTTGACAAAAGACATAAGATACTTGTTAGGTTTAAAGAGGTGTTGTTTCGTTATCAAATAGTCTTTGTTTGATTGGTAGCGTTGTTTTGGAATGAAAATCCGAAGCAGCGGATGGGCTATCCTTTGTCTTTTGTCAAATAGTCCTTTGTCAAAATCTTTACTAATAGCTGCGAAAAAATGTTCAGAGAAAAAGTTGAGGCGTTCATGCGCCAGTTCCAGGCGGACCTTTGCCATGCTCTAGAAACCTGCGACGGCGGGGCTACTTTCACCTCCGATGTGTGGGAGCACGAAGGCGGCGGCGGCGGTACTTCGCGCGTGATTGAAGACGGTCATGTGCTGGAGAAAGGCGGCGTTAACTTTTCGGCGGTTTCCGGCGAGTTGTCACCTCAGTTTCTGAAGGCGCTGCAGATGCCTGATCCGAATTACTTTGCTACGGGGGTGTCGGTGGTGATGCACCCGCACAGCCCCATGGTGCCCATCACGCACATGAACGTGCGCTATTTTGAGGCAGGCAACGGGCAGGCCTGGTTCGGCGGGGGCATCGACCTGACGCCAATCTTCGTGGACGTGAAGCAGGCAAGGGAGTTCCATGAGCAGATGAAGGCCGTTTGTGATAAGCACCACCCGAGCTATTACCCGGAGTTTAAGAAGTGGGCCGATGATTATTTCTACAACGAGCACCGCGACGAGACCCGCGGCGTGGGCGGCATCTTCTTCGACAGGTTAATGGAAACCGATGAGATCAGTCTGGAGGACCGCTTTGCCTTCGTGCGGGATGTGGCCTACGCCTTCATCCCTTTTTATACTTCCATCATCAACCAAAACCGAGACCTGCCTTACGGGGAGCGGGAAAAGCAGTGGCAGCTGATACGCCGTGGCCGCTACGTGGAGTTTAACTTGGTGTATGACCGCGGCACCAAGTTCGGGCTGCTGACCAAGGGCAGAATCGAGTCCATTCTGATGAGCCTGCCGACGCATGCCTCCTGGGTGTACAACTTTATACCCGAGCCGGGCAGCTCCGAGGAGCAGACGCTGGGCTACCTGAAAAAGGAAATCGACTGGATAAACATAGCTGAGTAATGCTGGAGACGTTTAAGCAGCTGGACAGGGACCTGTTCATCCACCTCAACGAGATGCACAGCCCTATCTGGGATACCATCATGATCTTCATGTCGGACAAGTATGTCTGGATCCCCTTTTACCTGGGCCTGATCGGTTACCTGGCGTGGCGCTACCGCCGGCAAAGTATAGCCATGGTCCTGCTGGTGATCGCTGCCATCGGAGCCGCCGATTTTATCGCCTCCGGCCTGATGAAGCCCTACTTTATGCGCCTGCGCCCCTGCCACGACCCCGCGCTGGCCGAGGTGATCAATGTGGTGCAGAACTGCGGCGGCAAGTTCGGCTTCATCTCCTCGCATGCGGCCAACACGTTCGCGCTGGCCGTTTTCTTCAGCCTCGTGCTTTCGGAGCGATACCTGATCTTTAAGGTGCTGTTGCTCGCCTGGGCAGTT is a window of Pontibacter kalidii DNA encoding:
- a CDS encoding TrmH family RNA methyltransferase gives rise to the protein MLSKAVVKYIKSLQVKKYRNQHQAFVVEGAKSVLELVQSDFALQHLFVTEDFLREHTALLAKGLKYDVVTEEELVKAGTFSSNNAALAVANMRQLPPLQISPSELVIALDDIRDPGNLGTIIRIADWYGIKHVVCSENCADFYNPKVISSTMGSFTRIRVYYLDLPGWLQQHTGKYKIYGAALNGENLHRMQLKPEGIVVLGNEANGIRPEVAQQVNQLIKIPAFGGAESLNVATATAIIIDNFRRNS
- the tamL gene encoding translocation and assembly module lipoprotein TamL, which translates into the protein MRSRLYIAALSFAMLGLNACIPTKNLGEGEKLLVSMEPKGLESVDPSAIQNLYQQRPNRMVLGSTPYLALYNFGKKFYDPQNIRERIAKQEKRMATKIQEAGTDSVKVNKLRNKYNARVERLEDKLQEGNFVMQLGEPPAIYDSLRMQETMEQIEIYLNSKGYFNHSADYSKQVKKDKLLYIDINIEENQPYRYAELSYDIEDPRILQIVKRSEPRSLLQLEERYDEEQLTLERDRLYELLKNRGYYDFARAYIEFEVDTSYAQNTARVKTIIESPEQDSTHKVYTIKDVYFKTDADRFGIPRDTVEYNGIKYVAYNHKYSPLILDKKIDIYPGQRYSQLRTLTTQRRLSDLDVFQFNNVFYNKVESPTDSTYELIALVNALPAKKFQETAELGMNFTEKRPGPFSSLTLRVRNVFGGAENLDFGIRGGIEYQASLSDPDQAVMIKEFGANTSLSFPVILFPFTNKNLLSEFSPRTRFSTGYNSEDRQEYVRSTYELGLDYIWQRSRSPLQPPVMQFILSPVNFNIVQGDIKDQEFRSRLENNSTGSRSLLGSFDDGIISFVGFNFIYNTNDFTQTRNAHFFRTLVELGGLTKELGLNLDINNLRTYQYGRINPDYRRYIPLGGQRYFVYRINAGVASPMFSGNTLPYDKFFFAGGASSVRAWQSRRLGLGSYAALTVVEDEEGNKKIVRDYNLEQPGEVLLEANLEYRFNMFSFINGAFFVDAGNVWLLEPNQGRPGADFQFNRFYKELAVGTGFGLRFDLSVLILRFDFATKVYDPAQWKEDRFVLPRFNLTDFFTRNNQSTLQIGIGYPF
- a CDS encoding alpha-ketoacid dehydrogenase subunit alpha/beta, encoding MSQQTLEATKLDLELLKKAYRLMLTAKTMADTYEENKAICSKYVHSTSRGHEAIQLAAALQLKPHDYAATYYRDESMLLGMGLQPYELMLQLMAKADDPFSGGRTYYGHPSLRREGFPTIPHQSSATGMQAIPATGMAHGLAYLEGQGLLQGEEKPIVLCSLGDGSITEGEVAEAFQMAVLKGLPIIYLVQDNDWGISATGKEMRAMDAFEYAAGFKGMERLRVNGSDFEESYEGMRVAIEYARKVRRPILVHAKVPLLGHHTSGVRREWYRGENLQQHSVDDPIPKLRELLIGAGLEVDEVKLLEQEAMSTVAADYERALNAPYPDPSSFSTHEFAPTPVTEEKGERSPKGADKVIMVDAALHAVDDILRTCPEALFYGQDVGGKLGGVFREAALLANKYGDARVFNTPIQEAYIVGSTAGMSAVGAKAIVEIQFADYIWPGINQLVEELSKSCYLSNGKFPVQSLIRVPIGAYGGGGPYHSGSIESTLLNIRGIKVVFPSNAADMKGLMKAAFLDPNPVVMLEHKGLYWSKVPGTEDAKTIEPDENYILPLGKANIVQQASEQEIRKGNSMTVITYGMGVYWAKTAAKQFPGSVEIVDLRTLNPLDYETVRTSVERHGKALVLTEEPLMNSFAESLAGRLSKDCFQQLDAPIYTLGAANLPAVPLNVELEKMMLPNPDKVAAQMEELLNY
- the hemF gene encoding oxygen-dependent coproporphyrinogen oxidase, whose protein sequence is MFREKVEAFMRQFQADLCHALETCDGGATFTSDVWEHEGGGGGTSRVIEDGHVLEKGGVNFSAVSGELSPQFLKALQMPDPNYFATGVSVVMHPHSPMVPITHMNVRYFEAGNGQAWFGGGIDLTPIFVDVKQAREFHEQMKAVCDKHHPSYYPEFKKWADDYFYNEHRDETRGVGGIFFDRLMETDEISLEDRFAFVRDVAYAFIPFYTSIINQNRDLPYGEREKQWQLIRRGRYVEFNLVYDRGTKFGLLTKGRIESILMSLPTHASWVYNFIPEPGSSEEQTLGYLKKEIDWINIAE
- a CDS encoding phosphatase PAP2 family protein, which gives rise to MLETFKQLDRDLFIHLNEMHSPIWDTIMIFMSDKYVWIPFYLGLIGYLAWRYRRQSIAMVLLVIAAIGAADFIASGLMKPYFMRLRPCHDPALAEVINVVQNCGGKFGFISSHAANTFALAVFFSLVLSERYLIFKVLLLAWAVIVTYSRIYLGVHYPSDVLLGALLGAALAYLASLAYGLLLRRYSYFRP